The following is a genomic window from Devosia neptuniae.
CGGCGGGGGAATGGAGGAACGATTTCTTCCGCTCGCGGGCGCGGCGGTCCCCGAAAAAGGCCAGCACGAAGAGCAGGCCCACATAGGCAACGGCCGTGGCGATGACGAAGTCGGCCGAGAGCATTAGTCGCGCTCCCCGGGATCGACGCTGTCGCGCGGCATCCAATGGGTCAGCAGCGCCGTGGCGGCAATAATCAGCGCCCACCAGGCGAACAGATAAATGACGACCTGCGGCACGCCGAAATGGCTGATGGGCTGGCTGAAGATATAGACCAAGGGCGGCACGATCAGCAGCGTGCCGAACACGGTCAGCACCAGCATGGCGGCTTCGAGCTTACGCCGCTCGGCCATGATTACCCAGCAGGCGCCGCACGGCCCCAACGACGTCGGCATTGGCATAGGGCTTGGTGACGAATTCGTTGGCCCCCAGCTCCTCGGCGATGCGCTTATCCTGCTGCTGGCCCTTGGCCGTCAGGATCAGCACCGGCAGCAGGCGCGTATCGGCGCTGGCGCGAATGGTCTTGAGCACGTCGAAGCCACTGCGTTTGGGCAGCATCACATCGAGCACCAGCACGCGCGGTTGCAGCCGGCGCACGCCTTCGAGTACCGCCTCGCCATCAGTGACCGAACTGATCGTCCAGCCAGCACGCCGCAGGATGAAATCGAGCGATTCAAGAATGCTCGGCTCATCCTCGGCAATGAGTATGTCGATTGCCAAATTTCCCCCTCATATCCGCAGTCTCCCCTCCGCAGATCGCGACACTAAAGCGCAATCAGCTGGAATCGCCAAGCTGAAAACCCGGGGGCAGCAGTGGAGCGCGGATTTCCCCATTCGCTCCCGTTGGTGAAAGCGCTTCCTCCTGCCGGCTCGGACATTCACGCCGCGTGCAGAGCCGGCAGCTGGGGCCGACGGGAACGTCCGCGGATGTGTCGGAGAGATCGAGACCCGAGCCATAGATAGTGCGGTCGGCATGCAGCACGTCGCAGGCCAGCATGATCGACGCGGTGGGTGCCTGTTCGCGGAAAGAAGCCGTGCGGCGCTGCACGGTGCGGGCGATGAACAGGTAGCGGGAGCCGTCGGAGAAGCGGACCACTTGCCGAACCGGCGTTTCGGGCGTGCGGAAAGCGCCATAGATGGCCCAGAGCGGGCAGGCATGGCCGCTATTGGGCAGCAGCAGGCCCGGCAAGGGAAAGTGCTTGGTAAGCCGCCCGGCGGGGTCCGAGCGCAGGAAGCCGAAGGGTACGCCCTCCTCGCCCGGCCGCCGCAGGGTCACCAGCCGCTGGGCGACCTGCTCGTAGCTGGCGTGGTAGATCTGGCAGAGGTGATCGATATCATAGGCCGCCGCCTCAGCATGTTGGCGGAAC
Proteins encoded in this region:
- a CDS encoding response regulator transcription factor — its product is MAIDILIAEDEPSILESLDFILRRAGWTISSVTDGEAVLEGVRRLQPRVLVLDVMLPKRSGFDVLKTIRASADTRLLPVLILTAKGQQQDKRIAEELGANEFVTKPYANADVVGAVRRLLGNHGRAA